In Dysgonomonadaceae bacterium zrk40, one genomic interval encodes:
- a CDS encoding NAD(P)-dependent oxidoreductase, producing the protein MRDKILITGGSGFIGSNLIEHFAKKNCDILNLDLNAPNILNQNIYWKNIDITDRIKLEREVINFNPNYVLHLAARTDLNGKSLNEYKTNTYGTLNLIKSCNTLKQIQRVILTSSMLVCKPGYSPNHPTDYDPSTIYGQSKVEMENIIRREKLNFEWAIVRPTSIWGPGFGVPYRNFFDMVIDKRYFHIGHTACTKTYGYIENIVYQIDSILNAPYENIQSGVFYLGDYDPTNIRTWADEIGTELGIKIKTIPYSLIKIAALGGDVLKKVGVNFPMTSFRLKNMTTDNVLDLSNTKELAPNLPFTRKEGIKKTLEWLKQNP; encoded by the coding sequence ATGAGAGATAAAATATTAATAACAGGTGGTTCAGGTTTTATTGGATCAAACTTAATAGAACATTTTGCAAAAAAAAACTGCGATATTTTAAATCTTGATTTAAATGCTCCAAATATCTTAAATCAAAATATATACTGGAAGAATATAGATATAACAGATAGAATAAAACTCGAGAGAGAAGTAATAAATTTTAATCCAAACTATGTATTACATCTGGCAGCAAGGACTGATTTAAATGGGAAATCTTTAAACGAATATAAAACAAATACATATGGAACATTAAATTTAATAAAGTCTTGTAACACATTAAAACAAATACAAAGGGTGATTCTCACATCTTCTATGTTGGTATGTAAACCAGGGTACTCTCCAAATCATCCAACCGATTATGACCCCTCAACCATTTATGGTCAAAGTAAGGTTGAAATGGAAAATATTATTAGAAGAGAAAAACTTAACTTTGAATGGGCAATTGTTCGGCCAACATCAATATGGGGGCCTGGTTTTGGTGTACCTTATAGGAATTTCTTTGATATGGTTATTGATAAACGTTATTTTCATATTGGCCATACAGCTTGCACAAAAACTTACGGATACATTGAAAATATAGTCTATCAAATCGACTCAATTTTAAATGCACCTTATGAAAATATTCAGAGTGGAGTTTTTTATTTAGGCGATTATGATCCCACAAACATTAGAACCTGGGCCGATGAGATTGGGACAGAATTGGGAATAAAAATTAAAACAATCCCATATTCGTTAATAAAAATAGCAGCACTAGGTGGAGATGTTTTGAAAAAAGTGGGTGTTAATTTTCCAATGACATCATTTCGTTTAAAAAATATGACCACTGATAATGTACTGGATTTATCCAATACTAAGGAATTGGCACCAAATCTCCCGTTTACAAGAAAAGAAGGAATAAAGAAAACGTTGGAATGGTTAAAACAAAATCCATGA
- the fkp gene encoding bifunctional fucokinase/L-fucose-1-P-guanylyltransferase (functions in salvage pathway converting L-fucose to GDP-L-fucose; contributes to fucosylated cell surface in Bacteriodes fragilis) has protein sequence MRRLLSLPPNAVKDYHQLHHRSGKEWFYTSDPRDKRLGSGSGTTWLLEECYRDENPGVDFNDWLSAEKRILIHAGGLSRRLPAYAVTGKISLPVPVFRWARGQRLSQDLLSLQLPLYEKIMQQSPASLRTLVVSGDVYIHVEKPLQEIPEADVICYGLWVDASLATRHGVFAARRETPEELDCMLQKPSLRDLEDLSHSHFFLMDIGLWLLSDRAVQLLRERSYRDGEQMQFYDLYSEFGLALGNRPSIKDEAINNLSVKILPLNGGEFYHYGTSREMISSTLALQNKVYDQRLIMHRKIKPNPAIFTQNALVDISFTESNRNIWIENACVGKHWRLSADHVITGVPENDWQVNLPEGICIDMVPVDETGYVVRPYGINDAFNGSVGSRETIWMGRPIGQWLEERELTSDLLGGDGIDLQQCPLFPCLESKEEMEQVLKWMIGMEPLSAEGKDIWLRSTRFSADALMDRASLSRLYAQRSEYRRKNYPMLDQNYEKSVFYQLDLSDVAEDYARLQLPVPGALHEETDSMQKIHNRMLRSRLFSSRGDSLNAEKEESEAFSLLRNGLINAVTGEKRVPKLAALPDQIVWGRSPVRIDLAGGWTDTPPFSLYAGGSVVNMAIELNGQPPLQVYVKPCAEHHIVLRSIDMGATEVVKTFEELRDYRKLGSPFSIPRAALALCGFLPEFAGERYDSLEQQLKAFGAGIEVTLLSAIPAGSGLGTSSILAATVLGALNDFCGLQWNKQEIATITLVLEQLLTSGGGWQDQYGGILHGVKLLESESGFLQQPQVSWLPESIFRDSLQTPCHLLYYTGITRVAKNILGEIVRSMFLNEGYHLSILHEMKAHALDMAECIQRGDFDLYGKLILKSWQQNNALDKGTNPPGVAQIIDLIKDYTLGYKLPGAGGGGYIYMVAKDPDAALRIRKILEENRPNDKARFVEMQLSHKGFQVSRS, from the coding sequence ATGCGACGACTGCTTTCTCTTCCCCCCAATGCCGTAAAGGATTATCACCAACTTCACCACCGAAGTGGGAAGGAGTGGTTTTATACCTCGGACCCTCGGGACAAACGGTTGGGATCGGGGAGTGGTACGACCTGGTTGCTGGAAGAGTGTTACCGGGATGAAAATCCGGGTGTAGATTTTAACGACTGGCTGTCTGCAGAGAAGCGTATCCTGATTCATGCCGGTGGTCTGAGTCGTCGCCTCCCTGCCTATGCGGTGACGGGGAAGATAAGTCTCCCTGTGCCGGTATTTCGTTGGGCAAGGGGGCAACGATTGTCGCAGGACCTGCTGAGTCTCCAACTGCCGCTTTATGAGAAGATCATGCAGCAGTCGCCCGCTTCACTGCGTACGCTGGTGGTGAGCGGTGACGTGTACATTCATGTTGAGAAGCCCTTGCAGGAGATTCCGGAAGCGGATGTGATCTGTTATGGTCTGTGGGTGGATGCTTCACTGGCAACACGCCACGGAGTGTTCGCTGCACGAAGAGAGACCCCTGAAGAACTGGATTGCATGCTTCAGAAACCCTCCTTGCGTGATTTGGAGGATCTATCGCATTCCCACTTTTTCCTGATGGACATCGGCCTCTGGTTGCTGAGCGACCGGGCGGTACAGCTTTTGCGGGAACGCTCTTACAGGGATGGAGAGCAGATGCAGTTCTATGACCTTTACAGCGAGTTTGGACTGGCATTGGGTAATCGTCCTTCCATCAAAGATGAAGCAATCAACAACCTTTCGGTAAAGATTCTACCCCTGAATGGCGGTGAGTTTTACCATTACGGCACCAGTCGTGAGATGATCTCATCTACCCTGGCGCTTCAGAACAAGGTGTATGACCAGCGACTGATCATGCACCGTAAGATTAAGCCCAACCCTGCCATCTTCACCCAGAACGCGTTGGTGGATATCTCCTTCACGGAAAGCAATCGCAACATATGGATTGAGAATGCTTGCGTCGGGAAGCATTGGCGACTTTCGGCCGATCATGTGATTACAGGGGTGCCGGAGAACGACTGGCAGGTGAACCTTCCGGAGGGGATCTGCATCGACATGGTACCGGTGGATGAAACAGGTTATGTGGTTCGTCCCTATGGAATCAATGATGCGTTCAATGGGAGTGTCGGTAGCAGGGAGACGATCTGGATGGGTCGCCCGATTGGTCAGTGGTTGGAAGAAAGAGAACTGACTTCCGACCTGCTGGGGGGTGACGGGATTGATCTCCAGCAATGTCCGCTTTTCCCCTGTTTGGAATCAAAAGAAGAAATGGAGCAAGTGCTTAAGTGGATGATCGGGATGGAACCCTTATCCGCTGAAGGTAAAGATATCTGGCTTCGCTCCACACGCTTTTCAGCCGATGCGTTGATGGATAGGGCATCACTGTCCCGATTATATGCCCAACGGTCGGAATACCGACGTAAGAACTATCCGATGTTGGATCAGAACTACGAGAAGAGTGTGTTTTATCAGCTCGATCTTTCTGATGTTGCGGAAGATTATGCGCGTTTGCAGTTGCCTGTGCCCGGGGCTCTTCACGAAGAGACGGATAGCATGCAAAAGATTCACAACAGGATGCTCCGTTCCCGTCTTTTCTCGTCGCGGGGCGACAGCCTGAATGCGGAGAAGGAGGAGTCAGAAGCTTTTTCGCTACTGCGAAACGGGTTGATCAACGCCGTGACGGGAGAGAAGCGTGTTCCGAAGTTGGCAGCGCTTCCCGATCAGATTGTCTGGGGCAGGAGTCCGGTGAGAATTGATCTTGCCGGAGGGTGGACCGATACGCCTCCTTTTTCGCTCTACGCGGGTGGGAGTGTTGTGAACATGGCCATAGAACTGAACGGACAGCCTCCATTGCAGGTCTATGTGAAGCCTTGTGCCGAGCATCACATCGTGTTGCGCTCCATTGATATGGGTGCAACGGAGGTGGTGAAGACTTTTGAGGAGTTGCGGGACTACCGCAAGCTGGGCTCACCCTTCTCCATTCCCCGGGCAGCATTGGCACTTTGTGGCTTTCTGCCTGAGTTCGCGGGTGAACGGTATGATTCACTGGAGCAACAACTGAAAGCTTTTGGTGCAGGGATAGAGGTTACCCTGCTTTCAGCCATCCCTGCAGGGTCGGGTTTGGGCACCAGTTCTATTTTGGCGGCGACGGTGTTGGGTGCACTGAACGACTTCTGTGGCCTGCAATGGAACAAACAGGAGATTGCAACGATCACGTTGGTGTTGGAACAGTTGCTCACCAGTGGTGGTGGCTGGCAGGATCAGTATGGCGGCATCTTGCATGGTGTGAAGTTACTTGAATCGGAGAGTGGTTTTCTGCAACAACCACAGGTGAGTTGGTTGCCGGAATCCATCTTCAGGGATTCATTGCAGACTCCCTGTCACCTGTTGTACTATACAGGCATCACCCGTGTGGCAAAGAATATCCTGGGTGAGATTGTGCGGTCCATGTTCCTGAACGAAGGGTATCATCTCTCCATCCTGCATGAGATGAAAGCACATGCCCTGGATATGGCGGAGTGCATCCAACGGGGGGATTTTGACCTTTACGGTAAACTGATCCTGAAGAGCTGGCAGCAGAACAATGCGCTGGACAAAGGGACCAATCCCCCGGGTGTGGCACAGATCATTGATCTGATCAAAGATTATACCCTTGGGTACAAGCTACCCGGTGCCGGCGGTGGGGGCTACATCTATATGGTTGCCAAAGATCCGGACGCTGCGTTGCGGATCCGTAAGATTTTAGAGGAGAACCGGCCGAACGATAAAGCCCGTTTTGTGGAGATGCAACTTTCCCACAAAGGTTTCCAGGTGTCGAGGTCGTAA
- the gmd gene encoding GDP-mannose 4,6-dehydratase, with amino-acid sequence MTKKALISGITGQDGSYLAEFLLEKGYEVHGLLRRSSSFNTGRIEHLYLDEWVRDMHQKRLINLHYADMTDSSSLIRVIQNIQPDEIYNLAAQSHVKVSFDVPEYTAETDAVGTLRLLEAVRILGLEKSTRIYQASTSELFGLVQEVPQKETTPFYPRSPYGVAKLYGFWITKNYRESYGMYAVNGILFNHESERRGETFVTRKISIAAARIAQGMQDKLYLGNLDAMRDWGYAKDYVECMWMILQHPEPEDFVIATGEMHSVREFCTLAFAEAGITLRWEGEGVDEKGIDAASGKVLVEVDKKYFRPAEVEQLLGDPTKARTLLGWNPTKTSFPELVQKMVAHDMRFVRKLKLKAEIDEDLQ; translated from the coding sequence ATGACAAAAAAAGCATTGATCTCAGGTATCACCGGACAGGATGGGTCTTATTTGGCGGAATTCCTGCTGGAAAAAGGATACGAAGTTCACGGACTGCTGCGGCGGTCTTCTTCGTTTAATACGGGTAGGATTGAACATCTTTACCTGGATGAGTGGGTACGGGATATGCATCAGAAACGTTTGATCAATCTGCACTATGCGGATATGACAGACTCCAGTTCTCTGATCAGGGTAATACAGAATATTCAACCGGATGAGATTTACAACCTGGCTGCCCAGAGTCACGTGAAAGTGAGCTTTGATGTGCCTGAATATACGGCCGAAACGGATGCGGTGGGTACACTGCGTCTGCTGGAGGCGGTGCGCATCCTGGGACTGGAGAAAAGTACCCGTATCTATCAAGCTTCCACGTCAGAACTGTTCGGTCTGGTGCAGGAGGTACCGCAGAAGGAGACGACTCCTTTTTACCCGCGCAGTCCATACGGTGTGGCCAAATTATACGGTTTCTGGATTACGAAGAACTACCGTGAGTCGTACGGCATGTATGCTGTGAATGGCATCCTCTTCAATCACGAGAGTGAGCGACGGGGTGAGACTTTCGTTACCAGGAAGATATCCATCGCGGCTGCGAGAATTGCTCAGGGGATGCAGGACAAGCTTTACCTGGGTAACCTGGATGCAATGCGTGACTGGGGGTATGCGAAGGATTACGTGGAGTGCATGTGGATGATTCTGCAGCACCCCGAACCGGAGGACTTTGTGATTGCGACCGGCGAGATGCATTCGGTCAGGGAGTTTTGTACACTAGCTTTCGCTGAAGCGGGCATCACCCTGCGTTGGGAAGGTGAAGGGGTGGACGAGAAAGGGATTGACGCAGCTTCCGGTAAGGTGCTGGTAGAGGTGGACAAGAAGTACTTCCGCCCGGCCGAGGTGGAGCAACTGCTGGGTGATCCAACTAAGGCAAGAACTTTGTTGGGTTGGAACCCGACCAAGACCTCGTTCCCCGAATTGGTACAGAAGATGGTGGCACACGATATGCGTTTCGTGCGTAAGCTGAAACTGAAAGCGGAGATTGACGAGGATTTACAATAA
- a CDS encoding N-6 DNA methylase produces MSAKEKLTFNDALSKLGMDNESIGLRFVSKRKEEKNPDLFLALEQADEFGATAVYFRFYEDNRPPKPQIYLYDKSGVERNNDSDADIHHQLWNAGVVPFCFIFRASQVLVFNCSKKPSSNDSNNFTTSHHDLINLLSDAQQKLDLYNARKFDSGLFWESEQGKKFNYQDSAYQQLLKQLSNVKSIIISHVGKEHASLVKRLLMMLILIKYLEERVDDEGKGALNPAEFYRTFNPENPTLEGVLDNPDTFLAVLNELSKKENFNGQIFQLSDTEQQTLKKRIDLTLLQHFVMGDMEIFSKKSQSVGQMSLWKLYQFNYLPIELISHIYEDFLADENGQKKKGVVYTPPYLVQLLIDQCMPLDVPKEHFTILDPACGSGIFLVGAYKRIIQWWRLENNWKKPGKEDVEELKQLLQNNIYGCDIEDEAVTLTYFSLSLALLDSLSPKEIWGNVHFDNLVGTNLLKGDFFKSLGEGNLKIDFQLVIGNPPFESKLTYWADKVDKSERENSPGRPIIPDNQLALLFLEQSFKLLVNGGNCCLILPSGPTLYNVGSHDFRRFLMERYHVKRIFDFSPLRAKLFIGSSSAAKPPVVAFFAEKSEPENRPCFHYIFRRTKVSGEKIYFEIDRYDIHKVSHVSAINNASVWQANFMGGGRLHNLLDKIGKERTLREYLDEKEQNHGWKTGEGWQESSDSERVRRVKQLSLKGNRTDNEEREFILLEEKHKADWITGFNYVETGRFTEKGIRSVTTCESKYFLWPRVENKEIFQPPHLLIKEQVGVNSIPLEYRDDYLTFKDGIFGIHAPVSDKLFLKKIEERYKNNQSYAALLWLLSGKIITTREGVPLKNDILSLPYPKEEIEFDAIEKILLSDISVYYSEFRKLGEKSVVLNRPDKYDLEAYGVLFCSILNSVYDAFKPFKPIVGNEFVAYPFVLGDKPETDIPASIEEIEVKLGNLMESRQGYNIWVRRIVKVYHKNVIFIYKPNQKRYWLRSIAIRDADETFLDLYKQGK; encoded by the coding sequence ATGAGTGCCAAAGAGAAACTAACTTTCAACGATGCTTTGTCTAAATTAGGAATGGACAATGAATCCATTGGCTTGCGTTTTGTCTCTAAAAGGAAAGAGGAGAAAAATCCGGATCTTTTTCTAGCGTTAGAACAGGCTGATGAGTTTGGGGCTACTGCTGTTTATTTTCGGTTTTATGAGGACAACAGACCTCCAAAACCGCAAATCTATCTCTACGATAAATCCGGCGTGGAACGGAATAATGATTCTGATGCAGATATTCATCATCAACTTTGGAATGCCGGAGTAGTGCCTTTTTGTTTTATTTTCAGAGCGTCTCAGGTGCTGGTCTTTAATTGTAGTAAGAAGCCCTCTTCAAACGATTCAAATAATTTTACTACATCACACCATGATCTGATAAACTTACTGAGTGATGCACAACAGAAATTAGATCTTTACAACGCACGGAAATTTGATTCGGGATTATTTTGGGAGTCTGAGCAAGGAAAGAAATTTAATTATCAGGATAGTGCATATCAACAGTTGTTGAAGCAGTTAAGTAATGTAAAATCAATTATTATTTCTCATGTGGGAAAGGAGCATGCCTCTCTGGTGAAGAGATTGTTAATGATGTTGATCCTCATCAAATATCTGGAAGAGAGAGTGGATGATGAGGGGAAAGGGGCATTAAATCCGGCTGAATTCTATCGGACTTTTAACCCTGAAAATCCTACCCTGGAGGGGGTCTTAGACAACCCTGATACTTTCCTGGCTGTATTGAATGAGCTTTCTAAGAAAGAGAATTTTAACGGACAAATTTTTCAGTTGAGTGACACAGAACAACAAACACTCAAAAAGAGAATTGATCTCACCCTTTTACAGCATTTTGTGATGGGTGATATGGAAATTTTCTCAAAAAAAAGTCAGAGTGTGGGGCAGATGAGCCTTTGGAAACTGTATCAGTTTAACTATCTTCCTATTGAGCTGATCAGTCATATTTATGAAGATTTTCTGGCTGATGAGAACGGACAAAAGAAAAAAGGAGTTGTCTATACACCACCATACCTTGTTCAATTATTGATTGACCAATGCATGCCGTTGGATGTTCCGAAAGAACATTTTACAATATTGGATCCTGCTTGCGGATCTGGAATTTTTCTGGTGGGTGCCTACAAAAGAATAATCCAGTGGTGGCGTCTGGAAAACAATTGGAAGAAACCAGGGAAAGAGGATGTCGAAGAATTAAAACAGCTTTTACAGAATAATATTTATGGATGTGATATAGAGGATGAGGCAGTTACGCTGACTTACTTCAGCCTGAGCCTGGCGTTATTGGATTCTTTATCACCAAAAGAGATATGGGGGAATGTGCATTTTGATAATCTTGTGGGTACGAACCTGCTCAAAGGAGATTTCTTTAAATCCTTAGGTGAAGGGAATTTAAAGATTGATTTTCAACTTGTTATTGGTAATCCTCCTTTTGAATCTAAACTAACATATTGGGCTGACAAAGTTGATAAAAGTGAGAGAGAGAACTCTCCAGGGCGTCCCATCATACCGGATAATCAACTAGCGTTGTTGTTTCTGGAACAATCATTTAAATTACTTGTAAATGGGGGTAATTGTTGTCTGATTCTACCTTCCGGCCCCACATTGTATAATGTTGGTTCTCATGATTTCAGACGGTTTTTAATGGAACGATACCACGTGAAGCGCATATTCGATTTTTCCCCCCTTAGAGCGAAGTTATTCATTGGAAGCAGTTCGGCAGCAAAACCCCCTGTTGTTGCTTTTTTTGCTGAGAAGAGTGAACCTGAAAACAGGCCTTGTTTTCACTATATCTTTAGACGAACAAAAGTATCAGGAGAAAAAATTTACTTCGAGATAGATCGCTATGATATTCATAAGGTGTCACATGTCTCTGCCATTAACAATGCAAGCGTATGGCAGGCCAATTTCATGGGTGGTGGAAGATTGCATAATTTATTGGATAAAATTGGCAAGGAGAGGACTTTGAGAGAATACCTCGATGAGAAGGAACAGAATCATGGTTGGAAAACAGGAGAGGGATGGCAGGAATCCTCTGATTCAGAACGCGTAAGACGTGTTAAGCAATTATCTCTGAAAGGGAACAGAACAGATAACGAAGAAAGGGAGTTTATACTTCTTGAAGAAAAACATAAAGCAGATTGGATTACCGGGTTTAATTATGTAGAAACAGGTCGTTTCACTGAAAAAGGAATTAGATCAGTAACGACGTGTGAAAGCAAGTATTTTTTGTGGCCCAGAGTGGAGAATAAAGAGATATTTCAACCTCCACATCTGTTAATTAAAGAGCAAGTTGGGGTAAATTCTATTCCTCTTGAATACAGGGACGATTATTTAACTTTCAAAGACGGGATTTTTGGTATTCACGCACCGGTATCGGACAAGTTATTTTTAAAGAAAATTGAAGAAAGGTACAAGAATAATCAATCTTATGCTGCGTTGTTATGGCTGTTAAGCGGTAAAATTATCACGACAAGAGAAGGTGTTCCATTAAAAAATGATATCCTCTCACTTCCTTACCCCAAAGAAGAAATAGAATTTGATGCGATTGAAAAAATATTACTTTCCGATATATCGGTTTATTATTCTGAATTCAGAAAACTTGGAGAAAAAAGTGTCGTGCTAAACCGTCCGGATAAATATGATTTGGAAGCGTATGGTGTTCTTTTCTGCAGCATTCTGAATTCAGTTTATGACGCTTTTAAACCGTTTAAGCCCATCGTTGGAAATGAGTTTGTCGCTTACCCGTTTGTTCTGGGAGATAAACCGGAGACGGATATTCCCGCAAGTATTGAAGAAATAGAGGTCAAATTGGGAAATCTGATGGAAAGCAGGCAGGGATATAATATTTGGGTGAGAAGAATCGTAAAGGTTTACCATAAGAATGTGATATTCATTTATAAACCGAACCAAAAAAGATACTGGCTCCGTTCCATCGCTATAAGGGATGCCGATGAAACTTTTTTGGATTTATATAAACAGGGGAAGTAA
- a CDS encoding glycosyltransferase produces MKISIISTTYNSSAHIADCVKSINNQTYHDIEHIIVDGASKDNTLEIVNGIPNRVEKIISEPDKGIYDAMNKGIQAATGDVIGILNSDDFFTSDDVIQTVVDSFKNNDIDALYGDVHFVSPDNLSKSVRYYSSSVFKPSLFRFGFMPAHPSFYMKKECYDKYGLYALDYKIASDYDLLIRYLYKEKIKYKYIKKDFVTMRTGGVSTENFNSRVTLNKEIVRACRKYGIYTNLFMLSLKYLYKIFELKR; encoded by the coding sequence ATGAAGATCTCCATCATTTCAACAACCTACAATAGTTCAGCACATATTGCGGATTGTGTGAAGTCTATAAACAATCAGACCTATCATGATATTGAGCATATCATCGTTGACGGGGCATCGAAGGATAATACGCTCGAGATTGTGAATGGTATTCCAAACAGAGTAGAGAAAATTATCTCGGAACCGGATAAAGGCATCTACGATGCAATGAACAAGGGGATTCAAGCTGCAACCGGGGATGTGATTGGGATATTGAACTCAGATGATTTTTTTACTTCAGATGATGTAATTCAAACAGTTGTAGATTCGTTCAAGAACAACGATATTGACGCCCTCTATGGAGATGTGCATTTTGTTTCTCCTGATAATCTATCTAAAAGCGTACGCTATTACTCTTCATCGGTATTCAAACCTTCGTTGTTTAGATTTGGATTTATGCCGGCTCATCCCTCTTTCTACATGAAAAAGGAGTGTTATGACAAATATGGTTTGTATGCGTTGGATTACAAAATCGCTTCGGATTACGACTTATTGATTCGCTATTTGTATAAGGAGAAGATAAAATATAAATACATCAAAAAGGATTTCGTGACCATGCGTACCGGTGGGGTTAGCACGGAGAATTTCAATAGTCGCGTTACATTAAACAAGGAGATTGTAAGAGCTTGCAGGAAATATGGTATCTATACCAATCTATTTATGCTGAGCCTGAAGTATCTCTACAAAATTTTTGAACTTAAAAGATAA